The following proteins come from a genomic window of Deltaproteobacteria bacterium:
- a CDS encoding S9 family peptidase, giving the protein MTIRLLALAVALSACRTAQPMSWPKLNRDFLADAGATFNFRLGLPTPLAITRDGAVLFRRTPPREFAADLYELDTRTGAIKTLATVADLLGAGEEHLSDAEKARRERTRTATRGVVDIDVSDDGRTVMVPLGGKLYLIDRTTGARRVIDPQGAVYDPHLSPDGRTIAFVRDGDLWLVSDGPPRRLTVHPEGIEYGVAEFVAQEELGRRRGFWWSPDSKQICFQRTDARAVDTIYVSDPRHPERAPIPFKYPRPGTANAKVDLGVIGVGGGEPKWVHYDFARYTYLADVVWPKRGPLTALVLNREQTDLVLLAIDAATGSTKQLLTEHDDAWLNVNVGAPKWLEDGSGFLWMTEAKDAWTLELHDKNGALVRQLTTPDQGLRALAGIADNAAIVEASTEAPTQAVWRIPFDGSAPQALTPPDGVATAEAEHDVVVLHVQPHEGGQQTYALAGGTRHEIPSVAERPKLRPTTKIETVDLQGRKQFVAITRPQAFDPTRRYPVLLKVYGGPHAVTVVDSLDTYVMDQLYADAGFVVVRTDGRGTPNRGRAWERAILRDLISIPMSDQIAALKATAERHRELDLSRVGIAGWSFGGYFSVMAVLLHPEVFKAAIGGAPVTDWALYDTAYTERYMRTPQENPEGYKATSALTHAAKLQRPLLLIHGITDDNVHFAHTVALIESLYLAGKRAEVIALSATHMVPDPKLNIAREQVQIDFLREHLGPP; this is encoded by the coding sequence ATGACGATCCGCCTGCTGGCGCTGGCCGTCGCGCTCTCCGCCTGCCGAACCGCCCAACCCATGTCCTGGCCAAAGCTCAATCGAGACTTCCTTGCCGACGCCGGTGCGACCTTCAATTTCCGCCTCGGCCTCCCTACTCCGCTCGCCATCACCCGCGACGGCGCGGTGCTCTTCCGGCGCACGCCGCCCCGCGAGTTCGCAGCCGACCTCTACGAGCTCGACACCCGAACCGGCGCAATCAAGACGCTCGCCACCGTTGCCGACCTGCTCGGGGCCGGCGAGGAGCACCTCTCGGACGCCGAAAAAGCTCGCCGCGAGCGCACACGAACGGCTACCCGCGGCGTCGTGGACATCGACGTCTCCGACGACGGACGCACCGTCATGGTTCCGCTCGGTGGCAAGCTCTACCTGATCGATCGCACGACCGGCGCCCGGCGTGTCATCGATCCGCAAGGCGCCGTCTACGATCCGCATCTATCGCCCGACGGCCGGACCATCGCGTTCGTTCGCGACGGCGATCTCTGGCTCGTCTCCGACGGGCCGCCCCGGCGGCTGACGGTCCACCCCGAAGGCATCGAGTACGGCGTCGCCGAGTTCGTCGCGCAGGAGGAGCTCGGCCGGCGCCGCGGGTTCTGGTGGTCACCCGACAGCAAGCAGATCTGTTTCCAGCGCACCGACGCACGCGCGGTGGACACCATCTACGTCTCCGATCCGCGCCATCCCGAGCGCGCGCCTATACCGTTCAAGTACCCGCGTCCGGGCACGGCGAACGCGAAGGTCGACCTGGGCGTCATCGGCGTCGGCGGCGGAGAGCCGAAGTGGGTCCACTACGATTTCGCGCGGTACACGTATCTTGCGGACGTGGTGTGGCCGAAGCGCGGCCCGCTCACCGCGCTCGTCCTCAACCGCGAGCAGACCGACCTCGTCCTCCTCGCCATCGACGCGGCGACCGGCTCCACGAAGCAGCTGCTCACAGAGCACGACGATGCGTGGCTCAACGTGAACGTCGGCGCGCCGAAGTGGCTGGAGGACGGCTCCGGCTTTCTCTGGATGACCGAGGCGAAGGACGCGTGGACGCTGGAACTCCACGACAAGAACGGCGCGCTCGTCCGGCAGCTGACGACGCCCGACCAAGGCCTGCGGGCGCTCGCCGGCATCGCCGACAACGCTGCGATCGTGGAAGCGTCGACCGAGGCGCCGACGCAAGCCGTCTGGCGCATCCCGTTCGACGGCAGCGCGCCGCAGGCGCTCACTCCACCGGACGGCGTCGCGACAGCCGAAGCCGAGCACGACGTCGTCGTCCTCCACGTTCAGCCGCACGAAGGCGGTCAACAGACGTACGCGCTCGCCGGCGGCACACGTCACGAGATTCCGTCCGTCGCCGAGCGGCCGAAACTGAGGCCGACCACGAAGATCGAGACCGTCGACCTCCAGGGCCGCAAGCAGTTCGTCGCCATCACGCGGCCGCAGGCCTTCGACCCGACCCGCCGCTACCCGGTGCTCCTCAAGGTCTACGGCGGGCCGCACGCCGTCACCGTCGTCGACTCACTCGACACGTACGTGATGGACCAGCTCTACGCCGACGCCGGGTTCGTCGTGGTTCGCACCGACGGCCGCGGCACGCCCAATCGCGGCCGCGCCTGGGAGCGCGCGATCCTGCGCGATCTCATCTCGATTCCGATGTCGGACCAGATCGCAGCGCTGAAAGCCACCGCCGAGCGCCATCGCGAGCTCGACCTGTCGCGCGTCGGGATCGCGGGATGGTCCTTCGGCGGCTACTTCTCGGTGATGGCGGTGTTGCTCCACCCCGAGGTGTTCAAGGCGGCCATCGGCGGGGCACCGGTCACCGACTGGGCGCTCTATGACACCGCGTACACCGAGCGCTACATGAGGACGCCGCAAGAGAACCCCGAGGGCTACAAGGCGACAAGCGCGCTCACGCACGCGGCGAAGCTGCAGCGCCCGCTGCTCCTCATCCACGGGATCACCGACGACAACGTCCACTTCGCGCACACGGTCGCGCTGATCGAGTCGCTCTACCTCGCGGGCAAGCGCGCCGAGGTGATCGCGCTCTCCGCCACGCACATGGTTCCGGATCCGAAGCTCAACATTGCGCGGGAGCAGGTGCAGATCGACTTCCTCCGGGAGCACCTCGGGCCGCCGTGA